In a single window of the Terriglobia bacterium genome:
- a CDS encoding ankyrin repeat domain-containing protein: MRHFNACFAAFLTVAFSLSAAASDLRLIDAVKGNDAKTVRSLLAQHADVKAAEADGSTALHWAAQRNNVEIADLLIAGGADVKAATRYNITPLFLACTNGNATLIEHLLKAGADPNSTAEQGQTALMTAALNGTADAVRVLLMHGANVNAADAGTNQTPLMWAASEGNAAAIETMVEYNADIKAKTKTGFTALLFAVRNGHIDAVKALLGHGANVNDAAPDGTNALNVAVVNAYFDIASVLIDHGADPNMPDPRGSALHTLAWLRKPGADGAAGVGNTPHGPPVPTGNTTALELAKKLLEHGANPNTRISWQEKKFDKEGGTMKNPPLIQLGRHYLTFVGATPFYIAAHNGDVEYMRLLADHGADPKMTNALGVTPLMVAAGLDYWEGEAPGPFTGCTEGERLEAVKLAIQLGNDINAVADFGDYKMTGDPEYTLLYYPLNMGELGKVLGDPRWSGITPLHASVVSGQPSIVQYLVDHGAKVNVKTKLGWTPMMMAGGVFFANAKKEFPAAAAILKNAGGN; encoded by the coding sequence ATGAGACACTTCAATGCATGTTTCGCGGCCTTCCTTACAGTGGCCTTCTCTCTTTCCGCTGCGGCAAGCGACCTCCGTTTAATCGATGCCGTCAAGGGCAACGATGCGAAGACCGTCCGGTCTCTCCTGGCGCAACATGCCGACGTGAAAGCCGCCGAGGCCGATGGCTCAACGGCCCTGCACTGGGCCGCACAGCGCAACAACGTCGAGATTGCAGATCTGCTCATTGCCGGCGGCGCGGACGTCAAAGCCGCGACCCGATACAACATCACGCCGCTTTTCCTGGCGTGCACCAATGGAAATGCGACGCTCATCGAGCACCTCCTGAAAGCCGGAGCCGATCCGAACAGCACGGCAGAACAAGGTCAGACGGCACTGATGACTGCGGCGCTCAACGGCACTGCCGACGCCGTGCGCGTTCTCCTGATGCACGGCGCCAATGTGAACGCGGCTGACGCGGGGACGAATCAGACCCCACTCATGTGGGCGGCGTCGGAAGGGAACGCGGCGGCAATCGAGACCATGGTCGAGTACAACGCGGACATCAAGGCCAAAACGAAGACTGGTTTCACAGCGCTGCTGTTCGCCGTTCGAAACGGGCACATCGACGCCGTGAAAGCGCTGCTCGGCCACGGCGCCAACGTCAATGACGCCGCGCCGGACGGAACGAATGCTTTGAACGTTGCAGTCGTCAACGCCTATTTCGACATCGCGTCCGTCCTCATCGACCACGGCGCCGATCCGAATATGCCGGATCCGCGCGGTTCCGCGCTGCACACGCTGGCATGGCTGCGGAAGCCGGGCGCCGACGGCGCCGCCGGTGTCGGCAACACGCCGCACGGCCCGCCGGTTCCAACCGGAAATACCACCGCACTCGAACTGGCGAAGAAACTTCTCGAGCACGGGGCCAATCCGAATACCCGCATCAGCTGGCAGGAAAAGAAATTCGACAAGGAAGGCGGGACGATGAAAAACCCGCCGCTGATCCAGCTGGGCCGGCATTATCTGACCTTCGTCGGTGCCACTCCGTTCTATATTGCCGCGCATAACGGCGATGTCGAGTACATGCGCCTGCTCGCCGATCACGGCGCCGATCCGAAGATGACGAACGCGCTGGGCGTAACGCCGCTCATGGTTGCCGCCGGTCTCGACTACTGGGAGGGGGAAGCCCCCGGACCTTTCACAGGATGCACGGAAGGCGAGCGGCTTGAAGCGGTGAAGCTTGCCATCCAGCTCGGAAACGACATTAATGCGGTGGCCGACTTCGGCGATTACAAGATGACCGGCGATCCCGAGTACACGCTGCTCTATTACCCGCTGAATATGGGCGAACTCGGCAAGGTCCTGGGCGATCCGCGATGGAGCGGAATCACGCCGCTTCATGCGTCCGTTGTTTCGGGCCAGCCGTCCATCGTTCAGTACCTGGTCGATCACGGCGCCAAAGTGAATGTGAAAACCAAACTCGGATGGACGCCAATGATGATGGCCGGTGGCGTGTTCTTCGCCAACGCGAAGAAAGAGTTCCCCGCTGCCGCCGCTATCCTGAAGA